From a region of the Xanthomonas rydalmerensis genome:
- the nusA gene encoding transcription termination factor NusA has protein sequence MSKELLLVVDAVANEKGVPREVIFDAIEAALASAAKKRYPDQDVLTRVTIDHKDGNYETYRRWEVVADDVVMESPDRQIRLMDAVDEAEGVDVGDYIEEQIENPDFGRIAAQAAKQVIVQRVREAERQQVVDAWKDRVGELVTGVVKRAERGNIYVDLGGNAEAFIPKDKGIPRDVLRAGDRVRGYLAEVRSEPRGPQLFISRAAPEFMIELFKLEVPEVGQGLVEIKACARDPGDRAKIAVLAHDTRTDPIGACIGMRGSRVQAVSNELNGERVDIVLWNDNPANFVINAMAPAEVQSIIVDEEKHSMDLAVAEDRLAQAIGKGGQNVRLASRLTGWQLNVMTAEQVAAKSEAEQAVARQLFMDKLEVDEEIAAILVAEGFNSVEEIAYVPVGELLAVEGFDEDIVEELRARARDALLNEALAAEESDEDGVPAADLLSLPGMDEATAYALAGHGVRTSEDLSDLAADEILEFGIEDLDKDRAAALILAARAEEIARLERGE, from the coding sequence ATGAGCAAGGAACTGTTGCTGGTAGTCGACGCGGTGGCCAACGAAAAGGGCGTGCCGCGCGAAGTGATCTTCGACGCGATCGAGGCCGCATTGGCGTCGGCGGCGAAGAAGCGCTACCCCGACCAGGACGTGCTGACGCGCGTCACCATCGACCACAAGGACGGCAATTACGAAACCTACCGCCGTTGGGAAGTGGTGGCCGACGACGTGGTGATGGAATCGCCCGACCGGCAGATCCGCCTGATGGACGCGGTCGACGAGGCCGAGGGCGTGGACGTCGGCGACTACATCGAAGAGCAGATCGAGAATCCGGACTTCGGCCGCATCGCCGCGCAGGCCGCCAAGCAGGTGATCGTGCAGCGCGTGCGCGAGGCCGAGCGGCAGCAGGTGGTGGACGCGTGGAAGGATCGCGTCGGCGAACTGGTCACCGGCGTGGTCAAGCGCGCCGAGCGCGGCAACATCTACGTGGACCTGGGCGGCAACGCCGAGGCCTTCATCCCCAAGGACAAGGGCATTCCGCGCGACGTGCTGCGCGCCGGCGATCGCGTGCGCGGCTATCTGGCCGAAGTGCGTTCGGAGCCGCGTGGCCCGCAGCTGTTCATCAGCCGCGCCGCGCCGGAATTCATGATCGAGCTGTTCAAGCTGGAAGTGCCGGAAGTGGGCCAGGGCCTGGTCGAGATCAAGGCCTGCGCGCGCGATCCGGGCGACCGCGCCAAGATCGCGGTGCTGGCGCACGACACCCGCACCGATCCGATCGGCGCCTGCATCGGCATGCGTGGTTCGCGCGTGCAGGCGGTGTCCAACGAGCTCAACGGCGAGCGCGTGGACATCGTGCTGTGGAACGACAACCCGGCCAACTTCGTCATCAATGCGATGGCGCCGGCCGAGGTGCAGTCGATCATCGTCGATGAAGAAAAGCACTCGATGGACCTGGCGGTGGCGGAAGATCGCCTGGCCCAGGCGATCGGCAAGGGCGGCCAGAACGTGCGCCTGGCCAGCCGCCTGACCGGCTGGCAGCTCAACGTGATGACCGCCGAGCAGGTCGCGGCCAAGTCCGAGGCCGAGCAGGCCGTCGCCCGCCAGTTGTTCATGGACAAGCTGGAAGTGGACGAAGAAATCGCCGCGATCCTGGTCGCCGAGGGCTTCAACTCGGTCGAGGAAATCGCCTACGTGCCGGTCGGCGAGCTGCTGGCGGTGGAAGGTTTCGACGAGGACATCGTCGAGGAACTGCGTGCTCGTGCCCGCGACGCGCTGCTCAACGAGGCGCTGGCCGCCGAGGAGAGCGACGAGGATGGTGTGCCGGCGGCGGACCTGCTGTCGCTGCCGGGCATGGACGAAGCCACCGCTTACGCGCTGGCCGGCCATGGTGTGCGTACCAGCGAGGACCTGTCGGATCTGGCTGCCGACGAAATCCTCGAGTTCGGCATCGAGGACCTGGACAAGGACCGCGCCGCGGCCCTGATCCTGGCCGCCCGCGCCGAGGAGATCGCCCGCCTGGAGCGCGGCGAATGA
- the rpsO gene encoding 30S ribosomal protein S15 — MSIDTQKVIEENKRGAADTGSPEVQVALLTARIELLTGHFKTHKKDHHSRRGLLQMVNRRRSLLDYLKKKDGERYKALIEKLGLRR; from the coding sequence ATGTCCATCGACACCCAGAAAGTCATCGAAGAAAACAAGCGCGGCGCTGCCGATACCGGTTCGCCGGAAGTCCAGGTCGCCCTGCTGACCGCCCGCATCGAACTGCTGACCGGCCACTTCAAGACCCACAAGAAGGACCACCACAGCCGCCGTGGCCTGCTGCAGATGGTCAACCGCCGCCGCAGCCTGCTCGACTATCTGAAGAAGAAGGATGGCGAGCGCTACAAGGCGCTGATCGAGAAGCTCGGCCTGCGTCGCTGA
- the rbfA gene encoding 30S ribosome-binding factor RbfA, protein MPTKSFHRTDRVSAQIRRDLGTIVHAAVRDHGLPSVSVSDVEVTRDLAHAKVFVTALMQERSAEAVKGLKELAPQLRSELARAMKLRHVPELHFHYDDSVDRGERIDNLLRDMPELQQDQDDDSRAADDGEASPRKD, encoded by the coding sequence ATGCCCACCAAATCCTTTCACCGTACCGATCGCGTGTCCGCGCAGATCCGTCGCGACCTCGGCACGATCGTGCATGCGGCCGTGCGCGATCACGGCCTGCCGTCGGTCAGCGTGTCCGACGTCGAAGTCACCCGCGATCTGGCCCATGCCAAGGTGTTCGTCACCGCGCTGATGCAGGAGCGCTCGGCCGAGGCGGTCAAGGGCCTGAAGGAACTGGCGCCGCAGCTGCGCAGCGAACTGGCCCGGGCGATGAAGCTGCGCCATGTGCCCGAGCTGCATTTCCACTACGACGATTCGGTCGATCGCGGCGAGCGCATCGACAATCTGCTGCGCGACATGCCGGAGTTGCAGCAGGATCAGGACGACGACAGCCGTGCCGCCGACGACGGCGAAGCATCGCCGCGCAAGGACTGA
- the infB gene encoding translation initiation factor IF-2 gives MSQQTTIRKLAELVNTPVEKLLVQLADAGMKFSGPDQVVTSTEKMKLLGFLRRTHGKTDKPVEEEAQAAPKKITLNRRKLQEVTVSAGRSKTTVNVEVRQKRTYVKSAEDLAAERAAPSAGGRVDDERAEILRKLEESKQRNLAEQQKLAEQDRARAEEIERKRKAEQDARERAEAEQRAAQAALDAESAPPAAAASAPQNAAAAPRPARPAVAPRPAGGAPRPAGAAHPAKPAAPRSDDRNNANNKHKTRGSHVMVAGVEDDDSTSRFAGQLHLSAADRARRSNVRGKPRGGSHSGGRRQAEPLRSGGGAHGFERPTAPVVREVAIGDTITVADLAQKLALKGGDVVKALFKMGVMATITQSIDHDTAALITEELGHKPVRAGSADAEDALLAHTEDAQGEKLSRPPVVTIMGHVDHGKTSLLDYIRRTKVASGEAGGITQHIGAYHVETDRGVISFLDTPGHAAFTSMRARGAKLTDIVVLVVAADDGVMPQTVEAVKHAKAAGVPLIVAVNKIDKSGADPLRVKNELLAQDVVAEEFGGDTQFVELSAKTGQGIDVLLDAISLQAEVLELRAVAEGRASGVVIESSLDKGRGPVATVLVQQGALKKGDYLVCGIQYGRVRALFDETGKQPDSAGPSIPVQVLGLSGVPDAGDDFVVVDDERLAKDVAQQRETKRRESRLVSSAGSRMEDIMSQLGKGEGQLSLNLVIKADVQGSVEALKQSLTALSNEQIRINVIHSGVGGITESDANSALASKATVIGFNVRADASARRIIETNGIDLRYFSIIYDVIDQVKQVASGLLGVEIREEIIGVAQVRDVFRSSKFGAVAGCMVVEGVVKRNKPIRVLRDNTVVFEGELESLRRFKENVDEVRNGTECGIGVKAYNDVKAGDQIECFERIEVQRTL, from the coding sequence ATGTCGCAGCAAACCACCATCCGCAAGCTGGCCGAACTGGTGAACACGCCGGTCGAGAAACTGCTGGTTCAACTGGCCGACGCCGGGATGAAGTTCAGCGGTCCCGACCAAGTCGTCACCAGCACCGAAAAGATGAAGCTGCTGGGCTTCCTGCGCCGTACCCACGGCAAGACCGACAAGCCGGTCGAGGAAGAGGCCCAGGCGGCGCCGAAGAAGATCACCCTGAACCGGCGCAAGCTGCAGGAAGTGACGGTCAGCGCCGGGCGCAGCAAGACCACGGTCAACGTCGAGGTCCGGCAGAAGCGCACCTACGTGAAGTCGGCCGAGGACTTGGCCGCCGAGCGTGCGGCGCCGTCCGCGGGCGGACGGGTGGATGACGAGCGCGCCGAGATCCTGCGCAAGCTGGAGGAATCCAAGCAGCGCAACCTGGCCGAACAGCAGAAGCTGGCCGAGCAGGACCGTGCGCGCGCCGAGGAAATCGAGCGCAAGCGCAAGGCCGAGCAGGACGCGCGCGAGCGCGCCGAGGCCGAGCAACGCGCCGCGCAGGCCGCGCTGGACGCCGAGTCGGCGCCGCCGGCCGCGGCTGCGTCGGCGCCTCAGAACGCCGCTGCGGCGCCGCGCCCGGCTCGTCCGGCCGTCGCGCCGCGCCCGGCTGGTGGCGCGCCGCGTCCGGCCGGTGCAGCGCATCCGGCCAAGCCGGCGGCGCCGCGCAGCGACGACCGCAACAATGCCAACAACAAGCACAAGACCCGCGGCTCGCACGTGATGGTCGCCGGGGTCGAGGACGACGACAGCACCAGCCGCTTCGCCGGCCAGCTGCACCTGTCCGCGGCCGATCGCGCGCGCCGTTCCAACGTGCGCGGCAAGCCGCGCGGCGGCAGCCACAGCGGCGGCCGTCGCCAGGCCGAACCGTTGCGCAGCGGCGGCGGCGCGCACGGCTTCGAGCGTCCCACCGCACCGGTGGTGCGCGAAGTGGCGATCGGCGACACCATCACCGTGGCCGACCTGGCGCAGAAGCTCGCGCTGAAGGGCGGCGACGTGGTCAAGGCGCTGTTCAAGATGGGCGTGATGGCCACCATCACCCAGTCCATCGACCACGACACCGCGGCGCTGATCACCGAAGAGCTCGGCCACAAGCCGGTGCGCGCAGGCAGCGCCGACGCCGAGGACGCGCTGCTGGCGCACACCGAGGACGCGCAGGGCGAGAAGCTGTCGCGGCCGCCGGTGGTCACCATCATGGGCCACGTCGACCACGGCAAGACCTCGTTGCTGGACTACATCCGCCGCACCAAGGTCGCCTCGGGCGAAGCCGGCGGCATCACCCAGCACATCGGCGCCTACCACGTCGAAACCGACCGCGGCGTCATCAGCTTCCTGGATACCCCGGGCCATGCCGCGTTCACCTCGATGCGCGCGCGCGGCGCCAAGCTCACCGACATCGTGGTGCTGGTGGTCGCGGCCGACGACGGCGTGATGCCGCAGACGGTCGAGGCGGTCAAGCATGCGAAGGCGGCCGGCGTGCCGCTGATCGTGGCGGTCAACAAGATCGACAAGTCCGGTGCCGATCCGCTGCGGGTCAAGAACGAACTGCTCGCGCAGGACGTGGTCGCCGAAGAATTCGGTGGCGACACCCAGTTCGTCGAACTCTCGGCCAAGACCGGCCAGGGCATCGATGTGCTGCTGGACGCGATCTCGCTGCAGGCCGAAGTGCTGGAACTGCGGGCGGTGGCCGAAGGCCGTGCCAGCGGCGTGGTGATCGAGTCCTCGCTGGACAAGGGCCGCGGCCCGGTGGCGACGGTGCTGGTGCAGCAGGGTGCGCTGAAGAAGGGCGACTACCTGGTGTGCGGCATCCAGTACGGCCGCGTGCGTGCGCTGTTCGACGAGACCGGCAAGCAGCCCGATTCCGCGGGTCCGTCGATCCCGGTGCAGGTGCTCGGCCTGTCCGGCGTGCCGGATGCCGGCGACGACTTCGTGGTCGTCGACGACGAGCGCCTGGCCAAGGACGTGGCGCAGCAGCGCGAGACCAAGCGCCGCGAGTCGCGCCTGGTGTCCTCGGCGGGCAGCCGCATGGAAGACATCATGTCGCAGCTCGGCAAGGGCGAAGGCCAGCTGTCGCTGAACCTGGTGATCAAGGCCGACGTGCAGGGTTCGGTGGAAGCGCTGAAGCAGTCGCTGACCGCGCTGTCCAACGAGCAGATCCGCATCAACGTGATCCACTCCGGTGTGGGCGGCATCACCGAGTCCGATGCGAATTCGGCGCTGGCGTCCAAGGCCACGGTGATCGGCTTCAACGTGCGTGCCGACGCCTCGGCGCGTCGCATCATCGAGACCAACGGCATCGACCTGCGTTACTTCTCGATCATCTACGACGTGATCGACCAGGTGAAGCAGGTGGCGTCCGGTCTGCTGGGCGTGGAGATCCGCGAAGAGATCATCGGTGTCGCCCAGGTGCGCGACGTGTTCCGCAGCTCCAAGTTCGGCGCCGTCGCCGGCTGTATGGTTGTGGAGGGCGTGGTCAAGCGCAACAAGCCGATCCGCGTGCTGCGCGACAACACCGTGGTGTTCGAGGGCGAGCTGGAATCGCTGCGTCGCTTCAAGGAGAACGTCGACGAAGTGCGCAACGGCACCGAGTGCGGTATCGGCGTGAAGGCCTACAACGACGTCAAGGCCGGCGACCAGATCGAGTGCTTCGAGCGCATCGAAGTGCAGCGCACGCTGTAA
- the rimP gene encoding ribosome maturation factor RimP, with product MSDKANEIATLLGPTVDALGLELLGAEYLPAPGGATLRLYIDVPLAEQPERIVNIDDCERVSREVSAQLDVEDPISGNYTLEVSSPGVDRPLFSAEQFSRHLGESAKVVLKLPQQGRRRLQGRIVQADADAGRINFEVDGAELAVDFDNIDKARIMPDWAALGLAPTKPGKGPKPAGKNAKSNKKPSNEPAADEAARGAKE from the coding sequence GTGAGCGACAAGGCAAACGAAATCGCGACGTTGCTGGGCCCGACCGTGGACGCGTTGGGTTTGGAACTGCTGGGCGCCGAATATCTGCCGGCCCCTGGCGGCGCCACGCTGCGCCTGTATATCGACGTGCCGCTGGCCGAGCAGCCCGAGCGCATCGTCAACATCGACGATTGCGAGCGGGTCAGCCGCGAGGTCTCGGCGCAACTGGACGTGGAAGACCCGATCAGCGGCAACTACACGCTGGAAGTGTCCTCGCCGGGCGTGGACCGGCCGCTGTTCAGCGCCGAACAGTTTTCCCGCCACCTGGGCGAATCGGCCAAGGTGGTGTTGAAGTTGCCGCAGCAGGGCCGTCGGCGCCTGCAGGGGCGCATCGTGCAGGCCGACGCGGATGCCGGCCGGATCAACTTCGAGGTCGACGGCGCCGAACTGGCAGTGGACTTCGACAACATCGACAAGGCGCGGATCATGCCCGACTGGGCCGCGTTGGGCCTGGCCCCGACCAAGCCGGGCAAGGGTCCGAAGCCGGCCGGCAAGAACGCAAAATCCAATAAGAAACCATCCAACGAACCGGCGGCCGACGAGGCTGCGCGCGGAGCGAAAGAATGA
- the nuoN gene encoding NADH-quinone oxidoreductase subunit NuoN translates to MTTPALLPLTTVDLPPLLPELVLTAGAFFLLMLDLFISERNKAWTHIVSVAILVAVFAMLLAGVGGQGEVFNGMFVRDAAADVMKTVIVGLSALTLIYGWSYLRERKLYQGEIPVLVLFATVGMMILVSAGSLLMVYLGLELLALCSYALVASNRDNGMATEAAMKYIVLGSLASGLLLYGMSLIYGATGTLSLSGIHEAIGNGREHMLLLTGTVFMIAGVAFKLGAAPFHMWLPDVYQGAPAPIALFISSASKLAAFGMAYRLLEVGVGPLAAQWHWVIGGLAALSLVVGNLMAVAQSNLKRMLAYSTVSHIGFLLLGVAGGGERGYAAALFYAICYAVMSTASFGAIIALSRKGFEAENIDDFKGLNARNPWMALLVLCIMASLAGVPPFLGFWAKLAVLGAVVAVPDQNLWWTGLAVLSVLCAVIGAFYYLRVIKVMYFDEPVGTPLPANDDRVLSVALGVNALGLLAFGLAWSPLMAWCQRAFAHLA, encoded by the coding sequence ATGACCACCCCTGCGCTTCTGCCTCTGACCACCGTCGACCTGCCGCCCCTGCTGCCCGAGCTGGTGCTGACGGCCGGTGCCTTCTTCCTGCTGATGCTCGATCTGTTCATCAGCGAGCGCAACAAGGCCTGGACCCACATCGTCTCGGTGGCGATCCTGGTCGCGGTGTTCGCGATGCTGCTGGCCGGCGTGGGCGGGCAGGGCGAGGTGTTCAACGGCATGTTCGTGCGCGACGCCGCCGCCGACGTGATGAAGACGGTGATCGTCGGCCTCAGCGCGCTGACCCTGATCTATGGCTGGAGCTACCTGCGCGAGCGCAAGCTGTACCAGGGCGAGATCCCGGTGCTGGTGCTGTTCGCCACGGTCGGCATGATGATCCTGGTCTCGGCCGGCAGCCTGCTGATGGTCTACCTGGGCCTGGAACTGCTGGCGCTGTGCTCCTACGCGCTGGTCGCCTCCAACCGCGACAACGGCATGGCCACCGAAGCGGCGATGAAGTACATCGTGCTCGGTTCGCTGGCCTCCGGCCTGCTGCTGTACGGCATGTCGCTGATCTACGGCGCCACCGGCACGCTGAGCCTGAGCGGCATCCACGAAGCGATCGGCAACGGCCGCGAGCACATGCTGCTGCTCACCGGTACGGTGTTCATGATCGCCGGCGTCGCCTTCAAGCTCGGCGCCGCGCCGTTCCACATGTGGCTGCCGGACGTCTACCAGGGCGCCCCGGCGCCGATCGCGCTGTTCATCAGCTCGGCGTCCAAGCTGGCCGCGTTCGGCATGGCCTACCGCCTGCTGGAAGTGGGCGTGGGCCCGCTGGCGGCGCAGTGGCACTGGGTCATCGGCGGCCTGGCGGCGCTGTCGCTGGTGGTCGGCAACCTGATGGCGGTGGCGCAGAGCAACCTCAAGCGCATGCTGGCGTACTCCACGGTCTCGCACATCGGCTTCCTGCTGCTGGGCGTGGCCGGTGGTGGCGAGCGCGGCTACGCGGCGGCGCTGTTCTACGCGATCTGCTACGCGGTGATGTCCACGGCTTCGTTCGGCGCGATCATCGCGCTGTCGCGCAAGGGCTTCGAAGCCGAGAACATCGACGACTTCAAGGGCCTGAACGCGCGCAACCCGTGGATGGCGTTGCTGGTGCTGTGCATCATGGCCTCGCTGGCCGGCGTGCCGCCGTTCCTGGGCTTCTGGGCCAAGCTGGCGGTGCTGGGCGCGGTGGTCGCAGTGCCCGACCAGAATCTGTGGTGGACCGGCCTGGCCGTGCTGTCGGTGCTGTGCGCGGTGATCGGTGCCTTCTACTACCTGCGCGTGATCAAGGTGATGTACTTCGACGAGCCGGTCGGCACGCCGCTGCCGGCCAACGACGACCGCGTGCTGAGTGTGGCGCTGGGCGTCAACGCGCTCGGCCTGCTGGCCTTCGGCCTGGCCTGGAGCCCGCTGATGGCGTGGTGCCAGCGCGCCTTCGCGCACCTGGCCTGA
- the pnp gene encoding polyribonucleotide nucleotidyltransferase, producing MAKITKTFQYGKHTVTLETGEIARQAGGAVIVKMDDTVLLVTAVAAKSAREGQDFFPLTVDYQEKFYAGGRIPGGFFKREGRATEKETLISRLIDRPIRPLFPEDYKNEVQIIATVMSMNPDIDGDIAALIGASAALSLAGTPFNGPIGAAKVGYKNGEYILNPTVSELKDSQLELVVAGTANAVLMVESEAALLSEEVMLGAVTFGHREMQKVINIINELTVEAGTKPSDWVAPAKNEAMIAALKEAVGDQLASAFQVRDKLQRRDAISAIKKDVMAQLAPRAAAEGWVAADLSKEFGELEYQTMRGSVLSTKVRIDGRALDTVRPISVKAGVLPRTHGSALFTRGETQAIVVTTLGTARDGQVIDAVSGEYKENFLFHYNFPPYSVGECGRFGAPKRREIGHGRLAKRGVLAVMPTMEEFPYTIRVVSEITESNGSSSMASVCGSSLALMDAGVPVKAPVAGIAMGLVKEGNDFVVLSDILGDEDHLGDMDFKVAGTAEGVSALQMDIKIEGITEEIMKQALAQAKAGRLHILGEMASALTTPRAELSDYAPRLLTIKIHPDKIREVIGKGGSTIQAITKETGTQIDIQDDGTIVIASVNAIAAQAAKARIEQITSDVEPGRIYEGKVAKIMDFGAFVTILPGKDGLVHVSQISSERVEKVGDKLKEGDVVKVKVLEVDKQGRIRLSMKAVEEGEGVSAE from the coding sequence GTGGCAAAAATCACCAAAACCTTCCAGTACGGCAAGCACACCGTCACCCTCGAAACCGGCGAGATCGCACGCCAGGCCGGCGGTGCCGTCATCGTCAAGATGGACGACACCGTACTGCTGGTCACCGCCGTCGCCGCCAAGAGCGCGCGCGAAGGTCAGGACTTCTTCCCGCTGACGGTCGACTATCAGGAGAAGTTCTACGCCGGCGGCCGCATCCCCGGCGGCTTCTTCAAGCGCGAGGGTCGTGCGACCGAGAAGGAGACGCTGATTTCGCGGCTGATCGACCGTCCGATCCGTCCGCTGTTCCCGGAGGATTACAAGAACGAAGTGCAGATCATCGCCACGGTGATGTCGATGAACCCGGACATCGACGGCGACATCGCCGCGCTGATCGGCGCCTCGGCCGCGCTGTCGCTGGCCGGCACCCCGTTCAACGGCCCGATCGGCGCCGCCAAGGTCGGTTACAAGAACGGCGAATACATCCTCAACCCGACCGTGTCGGAGCTGAAGGACTCGCAGCTGGAGCTGGTCGTCGCCGGTACCGCCAACGCGGTGCTGATGGTCGAATCCGAAGCCGCGCTGCTGTCGGAAGAAGTGATGCTGGGCGCGGTTACCTTCGGTCATCGCGAGATGCAGAAGGTCATCAACATCATCAACGAGCTGACCGTCGAAGCCGGCACCAAGCCGTCCGACTGGGTCGCCCCGGCCAAGAACGAGGCCATGATCGCCGCGCTGAAGGAAGCGGTTGGCGATCAGCTGGCGTCGGCCTTCCAGGTACGCGACAAGCTGCAGCGCCGCGATGCGATCTCGGCGATCAAGAAGGACGTGATGGCGCAGCTGGCGCCGCGCGCCGCTGCCGAAGGCTGGGTCGCTGCCGACCTGTCCAAGGAGTTCGGCGAGCTGGAATACCAGACCATGCGCGGTTCGGTGCTGAGCACCAAGGTGCGCATCGACGGCCGTGCGCTGGACACCGTGCGCCCGATCAGCGTGAAGGCCGGCGTGCTGCCGCGTACCCACGGCTCGGCGCTGTTCACCCGCGGCGAGACCCAGGCGATCGTGGTCACCACGCTGGGCACCGCCCGCGACGGCCAGGTGATCGACGCGGTCTCCGGCGAGTACAAGGAAAACTTCCTGTTCCATTACAACTTCCCCCCGTACTCGGTGGGCGAGTGCGGCCGCTTCGGCGCGCCCAAGCGTCGCGAGATCGGCCACGGCCGCCTCGCCAAGCGCGGCGTGCTGGCAGTGATGCCGACCATGGAAGAGTTCCCGTACACCATCCGCGTGGTCTCGGAAATCACCGAATCCAACGGTTCCTCGTCGATGGCCTCGGTTTGCGGTTCGTCGCTGGCGCTGATGGACGCGGGCGTGCCGGTGAAGGCGCCGGTGGCCGGTATCGCCATGGGCCTGGTGAAGGAAGGCAACGACTTCGTGGTGCTGTCGGACATCCTGGGCGATGAAGATCACCTGGGCGACATGGACTTCAAGGTCGCCGGTACCGCCGAGGGCGTGTCCGCGCTGCAGATGGACATCAAGATCGAAGGCATCACCGAAGAGATCATGAAGCAGGCCCTGGCGCAGGCCAAGGCCGGCCGACTGCACATCCTCGGCGAGATGGCCAGCGCGCTGACCACCCCGCGTGCGGAGCTGAGCGACTACGCGCCGCGCCTGCTGACGATCAAGATCCACCCGGACAAGATCCGCGAAGTGATCGGCAAGGGTGGTTCCACCATCCAGGCCATCACCAAGGAAACCGGCACCCAGATCGACATCCAGGACGATGGCACCATCGTCATCGCCTCGGTCAACGCGATCGCTGCGCAGGCCGCCAAGGCGCGCATCGAGCAGATCACCTCGGACGTCGAGCCGGGCCGCATCTATGAAGGCAAGGTCGCCAAGATCATGGACTTCGGCGCGTTCGTGACCATCCTGCCGGGCAAGGACGGCCTGGTGCACGTCTCGCAGATCTCCAGCGAGCGCGTGGAGAAGGTCGGCGACAAGCTGAAGGAAGGCGACGTGGTCAAGGTCAAGGTGCTGGAAGTCGACAAGCAGGGCCGCATCCGCCTGTCGATGAAGGCCGTCGAGGAAGGCGAGGGCGTGTCGGCCGAATAA
- the truB gene encoding tRNA pseudouridine(55) synthase TruB — translation MPVFGPRLPRIVFRRLDGIVLLDKPIGMSSNAALQAARRLFRAEKGGHTGSLDPLATGLLPLCFGEATKLAGLLLGSAKAYEAEVVLGVTTDSDDAEGTVLRTRPVPPLDAAALEAALAPLRGRIRQRAPIYSALKQGGEPLYVKARRGEAIEAPEREVEVHAIDVLAHAGDRLRLHVACGSGTYIRSLARDLGEALGCGAHIAALRRLWVEPFRNPQMVTLEHLQQLAAQDPAALEALVLPLAAGLADFPPVRLEPAAAQRFRMGQRLRDPAWAPGLAAVFDAEGVPLGLGQVDASGLLAPQRMFNP, via the coding sequence ATGCCTGTCTTCGGTCCGCGTCTGCCCCGTATCGTCTTCCGTCGCCTCGATGGCATCGTGCTGCTCGACAAGCCGATCGGCATGAGTTCCAACGCGGCGCTGCAGGCGGCGCGGCGGCTGTTCCGTGCCGAGAAGGGCGGCCACACCGGCAGCCTGGACCCGCTCGCCACCGGGCTGCTGCCGCTGTGCTTCGGCGAGGCGACCAAGCTGGCCGGGCTGCTGCTCGGCTCGGCCAAGGCCTACGAAGCGGAGGTCGTGCTCGGCGTCACCACCGACAGCGACGATGCCGAGGGTACGGTGCTGCGGACCCGGCCGGTGCCGCCGCTGGACGCGGCCGCCCTGGAGGCGGCGCTGGCACCGCTGCGCGGGCGCATCCGCCAGCGCGCGCCGATCTATTCCGCGCTCAAGCAGGGCGGCGAGCCGCTGTACGTCAAGGCGCGCCGCGGCGAGGCGATCGAGGCGCCGGAGCGCGAGGTCGAGGTGCATGCGATCGACGTACTCGCCCACGCCGGCGATCGTCTGCGCCTGCACGTGGCCTGCGGGTCCGGCACCTACATCCGCAGTCTGGCCCGCGACCTGGGCGAGGCGCTGGGCTGCGGCGCGCACATCGCCGCGCTGCGGCGGCTGTGGGTGGAGCCGTTCCGCAACCCGCAGATGGTCACCCTGGAGCACCTGCAGCAGTTGGCCGCGCAGGATCCGGCGGCACTGGAGGCGCTGGTGCTGCCGCTGGCCGCCGGCCTGGCCGATTTCCCGCCGGTGCGCCTGGAGCCTGCTGCGGCGCAGCGTTTCCGCATGGGCCAGCGGCTGCGCGATCCGGCCTGGGCGCCCGGCCTGGCCGCGGTGTTCGACGCCGAGGGCGTCCCGCTGGGCCTGGGCCAGGTCGATGCGAGCGGGCTGTTGGCGCCGCAGCGCATGTTCAATCCGTGA